The following are from one region of the Cytobacillus firmus genome:
- a CDS encoding alpha/beta fold hydrolase: MDAKRTDVNGTVISYYDEGKGEPLVLLHGFCGSKDYWARVIPILAEDFRVIAADLPGHGESGLPDGEPSIERMAEAIKGAIDELGLEQVSLFGHSLGGYVTLAFAEAYEDKLKSFSLIHSTASPDSEEGKKGRDVAAGKIDKEGIESFIDGLVPKLFAPGEKHPEEIQLAKEIGYRTSAEGAKAALKAMKQREDRSHVLKRTELPVLIVAGEQDGIVPPEKSFAVKGFNIKQVTIDDAGHMSMYEAPEELAEAIRGFLKE; encoded by the coding sequence ATGGACGCAAAAAGAACAGATGTAAATGGAACAGTCATTTCATACTATGATGAAGGCAAAGGGGAGCCGCTTGTATTGCTGCATGGTTTTTGCGGCAGCAAAGATTACTGGGCAAGGGTGATTCCAATATTGGCAGAGGACTTTCGCGTCATTGCGGCCGATCTTCCGGGGCATGGAGAGTCAGGACTGCCGGATGGCGAACCCTCTATTGAAAGGATGGCAGAAGCAATCAAAGGGGCTATAGATGAGCTGGGTCTTGAACAAGTATCTCTTTTCGGCCATTCATTGGGCGGCTATGTTACCCTTGCATTTGCTGAAGCATACGAGGACAAGCTGAAATCCTTTTCCCTTATCCATTCAACAGCCAGCCCGGATTCCGAAGAAGGGAAGAAGGGAAGGGATGTTGCTGCCGGTAAAATTGATAAAGAGGGTATCGAATCCTTTATAGATGGACTGGTGCCGAAGCTTTTTGCACCAGGGGAGAAACATCCCGAAGAAATTCAACTGGCAAAAGAAATTGGCTATCGTACAAGTGCAGAAGGTGCAAAGGCTGCCCTGAAAGCAATGAAACAGCGCGAAGACCGCAGTCATGTTTTAAAAAGGACAGAGCTGCCGGTATTAATTGTTGCTGGAGAACAGGACGGGATTGTCCCTCCTGAAAAATCATTTGCAGTCAAAGGATTTAACATCAAGCAGGTGACCATTGATGATGCGGGGCACATGAGCATGTACGAAGCGCCGGAAGAACTGGCTGAGGCTATCCGCGGGTTTTTGAAAGAGTAA
- a CDS encoding GNAT family N-acetyltransferase: MERIEFILNTGGNDMNKDIQKEENRFFMNDEKGNMIAEITYIPSGDSVITIDHTYVSDSLRGQGIAGKLLESVVQEARSKGYKIVPACSYAKAVFDRKSEYQDLLAN; the protein is encoded by the coding sequence ATAGAAAGAATAGAGTTCATCTTAAATACAGGAGGAAATGATATGAATAAAGATATCCAAAAAGAAGAAAACCGTTTTTTCATGAATGATGAAAAAGGGAATATGATCGCTGAAATCACCTATATTCCAAGCGGTGATTCTGTCATCACGATAGACCATACATATGTAAGTGACTCCCTGCGCGGACAGGGAATTGCAGGAAAGCTTCTGGAAAGCGTTGTTCAGGAGGCACGCAGCAAGGGATATAAGATTGTGCCTGCCTGCTCATATGCTAAAGCTGTTTTTGACCGAAAGAGCGAATATCAGGATTTGCTGGCAAACTAA
- a CDS encoding DUF488 domain-containing protein has protein sequence MTGIFIKRIYDPYEEEDGYRVLVDRLWPRGIKKEDARLSAWEKEAAPSHELRKAFNHKPELFEDFREKYLEELRTQDDKIRKIDELARMAEEQNVTLLYAAKDPVHNHARVLCEEIMRRKV, from the coding sequence TTGACCGGAATTTTCATTAAAAGAATTTATGACCCATACGAAGAAGAGGACGGCTATCGGGTGCTGGTTGACCGGCTGTGGCCCCGCGGAATTAAAAAGGAAGATGCGCGTTTGTCAGCATGGGAAAAAGAGGCTGCGCCGAGTCATGAGCTCAGAAAAGCATTTAACCATAAGCCTGAGCTTTTTGAAGATTTTCGGGAAAAGTATCTTGAAGAGCTGCGAACACAGGATGATAAAATCCGCAAAATAGATGAGCTGGCAAGAATGGCAGAAGAGCAGAATGTTACATTATTATATGCTGCGAAAGATCCCGTTCATAACCATGCGCGAGTTTTGTGTGAAGAAATCATGAGAAGGAAGGTTTAG
- the hemG gene encoding protoporphyrinogen oxidase has product MKTVLVIGGGVTGLSAMYELNKWKKENDQDIRLVLAESSEQLGGKIRTVREGGFTIEAGADSIVARKADAMTFIQELGLEEAVVYNAAGRSYIYTDGELKLIPADAVFGIPASVESLAKSTLVSAEGKVEALKDFYTQNDRFTKNDSIGDFLEHFFGKELVEKQIAPVLSGVYSGNLSDLTIAATLPQVFDYKEKYGSIIRGFEENKKVFQSGGGKKFLSFKKGLDALIDAYEERLDETEIFKNTQAVKIEKSDRGYMVDFSNGESLEADHIVLGIPHNAAAALFDDQELKAGFEPLKNSSLISIYLAYDIPDSELPEDGTGFITANTDELTCNACTWTSRKWKHTSESGNLLVRLFYKSSHPAFASLKEMDEEELLKTALADIEKSLGITAEPLASEVTNWTEKMPNYLISHPETVTALENRLGREYPGIWLAGCSYYGVGIPDCIENGAETAGKIIKKM; this is encoded by the coding sequence GTGAAAACAGTATTAGTCATAGGCGGCGGTGTAACAGGGTTGTCCGCCATGTATGAGCTGAATAAGTGGAAAAAAGAAAATGATCAGGATATACGGCTGGTGCTGGCAGAATCATCAGAACAGCTTGGCGGAAAAATCCGCACAGTAAGAGAAGGCGGCTTTACAATCGAGGCGGGAGCTGATTCGATTGTTGCCCGCAAAGCGGATGCGATGACTTTTATCCAGGAGCTCGGTTTGGAAGAAGCGGTTGTGTACAATGCGGCGGGACGGTCGTATATTTACACTGACGGCGAACTGAAGCTGATCCCGGCAGATGCTGTATTTGGGATTCCGGCCAGTGTTGAATCTCTTGCCAAATCCACGCTAGTTTCAGCAGAAGGAAAGGTTGAAGCCCTGAAGGATTTTTATACGCAAAATGACCGCTTTACAAAGAATGATTCGATCGGCGATTTCCTTGAGCATTTCTTTGGAAAAGAACTGGTGGAAAAACAAATAGCGCCTGTTCTTTCGGGAGTATACTCCGGAAATCTCAGTGACTTAACCATCGCTGCGACTCTTCCACAGGTGTTTGATTATAAAGAAAAATACGGCAGCATCATAAGAGGTTTCGAGGAAAATAAAAAGGTGTTCCAGAGCGGCGGGGGAAAGAAGTTCCTTTCCTTTAAAAAGGGCCTGGATGCATTAATTGATGCTTATGAGGAAAGATTGGACGAAACAGAAATCTTTAAAAACACACAGGCTGTTAAAATAGAAAAATCGGATCGTGGATATATGGTTGATTTCTCAAATGGCGAAAGCCTGGAGGCGGATCATATAGTGCTCGGCATTCCGCATAATGCCGCTGCAGCCCTGTTCGATGATCAGGAGCTGAAAGCTGGGTTCGAACCTTTGAAGAACAGTTCCCTGATTTCTATTTATCTTGCTTATGATATTCCAGATAGCGAACTGCCTGAAGACGGGACAGGCTTCATCACGGCCAATACGGATGAACTAACCTGCAATGCCTGTACATGGACAAGCCGCAAGTGGAAGCATACTTCAGAAAGCGGTAATTTGCTTGTTAGGTTATTCTATAAAAGCAGCCATCCGGCCTTTGCCTCTCTAAAGGAAATGGATGAAGAAGAGCTCTTGAAGACAGCTCTGGCTGATATTGAAAAAAGCCTCGGCATAACGGCTGAGCCTTTGGCAAGTGAAGTGACAAATTGGACTGAAAAAATGCCAAACTATCTGATTTCCCATCCTGAGACAGTAACAGCACTTGAAAACAGGCTGGGCCGTGAATACCCTGGAATATGGCTTGCAGGCTGCTCTTATTACGGTGTCGGCATCCCTGACTGCATTGAAAATGGGGCAGAAACTGCCGGGAAAATTATTAAGAAAATGTAA
- a CDS encoding C45 family autoproteolytic acyltransferase/hydolase yields MKKIYSDIIQFRGTHFDFGFMQGERIKDSLSVRNREDQWKVRKPRFSINEAEVKNAIKRFAPGIWDELLGLQEALQWPMERVLQEFGGYRLDYVRSGCSILTGDDYLVRNYDYHPKTYEGRYTFYQPTDQGYAIMGPSQRVTGRMDGMNEKGLAIGYNFMNRKKPADGFICCMIGRLILEACANVKEAVDMLKEIPHRHSFTYVVYDAGGETYAVETSPRGVEVRQTTACTNHFEIMQDENRNHLADSLRRLDVMKSRQDGRLDAHDAFRLLNDSDKGVFSDLYGSWAGTIHTSAYLPREMKAWFALGGDREPVVFDFRRWLEGEDIKMNRITGEVDTDIPFLHMDEHANWFRK; encoded by the coding sequence TTGAAAAAGATTTATAGTGATATTATTCAATTCCGCGGCACTCACTTTGATTTTGGCTTTATGCAGGGAGAGCGAATAAAGGATTCTCTTTCTGTTAGGAATCGGGAGGATCAATGGAAGGTACGGAAGCCGCGTTTTTCAATAAATGAAGCTGAAGTGAAAAATGCCATTAAGAGGTTTGCGCCCGGAATCTGGGATGAACTGCTTGGGCTGCAGGAAGCATTGCAATGGCCGATGGAGCGGGTGTTACAGGAGTTTGGCGGATATCGCCTCGATTATGTCCGCTCAGGCTGTTCCATCCTTACAGGGGATGACTACCTGGTCCGCAATTATGATTACCATCCGAAAACCTATGAGGGGCGCTATACTTTTTATCAGCCAACCGATCAGGGCTATGCGATTATGGGCCCCAGCCAGAGGGTGACTGGCCGGATGGATGGCATGAATGAAAAAGGACTCGCCATCGGGTATAATTTCATGAACCGCAAAAAGCCTGCTGATGGCTTTATCTGCTGCATGATCGGACGCCTGATTTTGGAGGCATGTGCAAATGTCAAAGAAGCGGTTGATATGCTGAAGGAAATACCGCACCGCCATTCCTTTACATACGTGGTGTATGACGCAGGCGGAGAGACATATGCAGTGGAAACGTCTCCGAGAGGTGTAGAGGTCCGCCAGACGACCGCTTGTACAAACCATTTTGAAATCATGCAGGATGAAAACCGCAACCATCTGGCTGACAGCTTGCGCAGGCTGGATGTCATGAAAAGCCGTCAGGATGGGCGACTGGATGCACATGATGCATTCCGCCTTCTGAATGATAGTGATAAAGGTGTCTTTTCAGATCTTTATGGAAGCTGGGCCGGGACCATTCATACATCAGCCTATCTGCCGCGGGAGATGAAAGCCTGGTTTGCGCTCGGCGGCGACAGGGAGCCGGTTGTTTTTGACTTCAGAAGATGGCTTGAAGGCGAGGATATTAAAATGAATAGAATCACTGGTGAAGTGGATACGGATATTCCTTTTTTGCATATGGATGAGCATGCGAATTGGTTCAGGAAATAA
- a CDS encoding DUF1835 domain-containing protein, whose protein sequence is MLDELREAIEKLPEHGAKSYLFHILLRVHLLKNSADSQEEIMELLNDIQKKIIFYSQERKLEREYETYHIVCGESPAGSLKVGLSKENKVIGFPDFFSNGPLWRLHEEEGRKHRFEWLKDHINIPEDYLEKEYERKIASALEEIDAIPAGKPIVVWTADNADEQTGLRYFLHLLRNKENKVHVINTAQSYKELFPAKKNPYLLRHSGEAAPEKLKIILDKNMGSPLSAEERSRFVSDWQVLSMTKEVLRIWEDNEIHSVPESYFDDYIIESTRKLHKSNKGFIKSARLIGEVIGHLDEPIGDGFAEYRVRSLIYNGIFAIKGIPKSMRFYSIKMKKI, encoded by the coding sequence ATGTTGGACGAATTGCGGGAAGCAATTGAGAAACTCCCGGAGCATGGGGCGAAGAGCTATTTATTTCACATATTGCTTCGCGTTCACTTATTAAAAAACAGTGCTGATTCTCAGGAAGAGATCATGGAACTGCTCAATGATATTCAAAAAAAGATAATTTTTTATTCCCAGGAGAGGAAATTGGAGCGGGAATATGAAACTTACCACATAGTGTGCGGAGAATCACCGGCAGGATCTTTAAAGGTTGGGCTCAGTAAAGAAAATAAAGTCATTGGCTTTCCTGACTTCTTTAGCAATGGACCTCTCTGGAGGCTGCATGAAGAGGAGGGGAGAAAACATCGATTCGAATGGCTGAAGGATCATATTAATATACCTGAAGATTATCTGGAAAAGGAATATGAAAGAAAAATAGCCTCAGCACTTGAGGAGATTGATGCCATTCCTGCGGGAAAGCCGATCGTAGTCTGGACAGCTGATAATGCAGATGAACAGACCGGTTTGCGGTATTTCCTTCACTTATTAAGAAACAAAGAAAATAAAGTGCATGTTATTAATACTGCTCAGTCATATAAGGAGCTTTTTCCTGCGAAAAAGAATCCATACCTTTTAAGGCACTCAGGTGAAGCAGCCCCGGAAAAACTGAAGATCATATTGGATAAAAACATGGGAAGCCCTTTATCTGCAGAAGAAAGATCTAGGTTTGTATCGGATTGGCAGGTACTCTCCATGACAAAGGAAGTCCTGCGCATATGGGAAGATAATGAAATACATAGTGTGCCAGAGAGTTATTTTGATGACTATATCATTGAGTCAACCAGGAAGCTTCATAAAAGCAACAAGGGTTTTATAAAATCAGCCAGATTAATCGGGGAAGTGATAGGGCATCTGGATGAGCCAATTGGTGATGGCTTTGCTGAGTATAGAGTAAGATCCCTGATTTATAACGGAATATTTGCGATAAAAGGAATTCCGAAAAGTATGAGGTTTTATAGCATTAAAATGAAAAAGATTTAA
- a CDS encoding glutathione peroxidase: MTTVYDFEVKKTNGELKSLKEYEGKPLIIVNTASKCGLTPQFKGLQELYEKYKDKGLEILGFPCDQFNNQEFDNIEETTEFCQLNYGVSFPIFAKIDVNGDNADPLFAYLKEQKKGILSKNIKWNFTKFLVDQGGQVVERYAPTTEPGKIEDDLTKLL, from the coding sequence ATGACAACGGTTTATGATTTTGAAGTCAAGAAAACGAATGGTGAATTGAAATCTCTGAAAGAATACGAAGGAAAGCCTCTAATTATCGTAAATACAGCAAGCAAATGCGGGTTGACGCCACAATTTAAAGGACTGCAGGAGCTCTATGAAAAGTATAAAGACAAGGGCCTTGAGATTCTTGGATTCCCTTGTGATCAGTTCAATAACCAGGAATTCGATAATATTGAGGAAACCACTGAGTTTTGCCAGCTCAATTATGGTGTGTCTTTCCCGATTTTCGCAAAAATCGATGTAAATGGCGACAATGCGGATCCATTGTTTGCTTACTTGAAAGAACAGAAAAAGGGCATTCTGTCCAAAAACATTAAGTGGAACTTTACCAAATTCCTCGTGGACCAGGGCGGCCAGGTGGTAGAACGCTATGCGCCAACAACAGAGCCGGGAAAAATTGAGGATGATTTGACGAAGTTATTGTAA
- a CDS encoding MarR family winged helix-turn-helix transcriptional regulator: MPESGDDVKDFFTLDKQLCFAVYETAGEFTKLYTSALQPFGLTYPQYLVLLALWGKDGMTAKELGERLNLGTGTLTPMISRMISNGWLRKERSKADERKVFIFLEEKAHNEKQDITKSVGEAIQTCSIELEEYEELMKLLGNLRMKLRSRVSR, encoded by the coding sequence ATGCCGGAATCAGGTGATGATGTGAAAGATTTTTTTACACTGGATAAACAGCTTTGTTTTGCTGTTTATGAAACAGCAGGCGAATTTACCAAACTCTATACAAGTGCTCTTCAGCCATTCGGCTTAACCTACCCGCAGTATCTGGTTCTTCTGGCCCTTTGGGGAAAAGATGGCATGACAGCCAAAGAGCTTGGAGAAAGACTGAATCTTGGCACCGGGACACTTACCCCGATGATCTCAAGGATGATTTCTAACGGATGGCTTCGCAAAGAACGCTCCAAAGCGGATGAACGCAAGGTGTTTATTTTCCTAGAGGAAAAAGCACACAACGAAAAACAGGATATCACCAAAAGTGTTGGAGAGGCCATTCAGACGTGCAGCATTGAACTCGAAGAATATGAAGAACTTATGAAGCTTCTCGGAAACTTGAGAATGAAGCTAAGGAGCAGAGTATCCCGCTGA
- a CDS encoding DUF5634 family protein, producing the protein MEYLPREQVVNSLQEPFQSYLDKYGIDDIGIFEEEGQDQHCYMGYTVKKAGKTYHVHSPFLKDGNGGLSPERNEWTIESDEPNGADRSGFNSIEQALQEL; encoded by the coding sequence ATGGAGTATTTACCAAGAGAGCAAGTTGTAAATTCACTGCAGGAGCCATTTCAGTCCTATTTAGACAAATATGGAATCGACGATATTGGCATTTTCGAGGAAGAAGGCCAGGATCAGCACTGCTATATGGGATACACAGTGAAAAAAGCAGGGAAAACGTATCATGTGCATAGCCCATTCCTTAAAGATGGGAATGGAGGATTATCACCTGAAAGAAATGAGTGGACCATTGAATCGGATGAACCTAATGGTGCTGATAGAAGCGGATTTAACAGTATAGAACAAGCACTTCAGGAATTATAA
- a CDS encoding VOC family protein yields the protein MAVNAYLNFNGNTREAIEFYVKAFELEMPEITTFGDAPQNPEYPLPEEAKNLVMHSSLTICGSTVMFSDTFPGMPFTVGNNINLAVVINDVDNMRKYFNNLADGGNVTMELQETFWSKSFGQLTDKFGVNWMFSHESE from the coding sequence TTGGCTGTTAATGCGTATTTAAATTTTAATGGTAATACACGGGAAGCTATTGAGTTTTATGTAAAGGCATTTGAACTGGAAATGCCGGAGATTACCACTTTTGGTGATGCTCCGCAGAATCCTGAATATCCTCTGCCGGAGGAAGCCAAAAATCTGGTTATGCATTCAAGCCTTACTATTTGCGGCAGTACTGTCATGTTTTCAGATACGTTTCCAGGTATGCCATTTACAGTAGGAAATAACATTAATCTCGCAGTTGTCATTAATGATGTGGATAACATGAGAAAGTATTTTAACAATCTGGCAGATGGCGGTAATGTAACCATGGAACTGCAGGAAACATTCTGGAGCAAGAGCTTTGGCCAGTTAACAGATAAATTCGGGGTTAACTGGATGTTCAGCCACGAAAGCGAATAA
- a CDS encoding AAA family ATPase: MDLLSSPYVRGIRLKREDIPSFHQYPFSLPSLKTLDEMAFHPKVTFLIGENGMGKSTLLEAVAVALGFNAEGGSFNFNFSTFDSHSMLGEYLKVIKGVDRPSDGFFLRAESFYNVASNIEEMDREGGGPKVIDSFGGRSLHEQSHGEAFFSTFLHRFRGSGIYILDEPEAALSPLRQMSMLTRIHDLVGDHSQFIIATHSPIIMAYPDAAIYEFTDDGIAEKKLEETNHYRIMKQFFDDKNRMLHHLLNE, encoded by the coding sequence ATGGATCTATTAAGTTCACCATACGTAAGAGGCATTAGGCTTAAAAGAGAAGATATACCATCCTTCCATCAGTATCCCTTCAGCCTTCCGAGCCTGAAAACACTGGATGAGATGGCTTTTCACCCGAAAGTCACCTTTCTGATCGGCGAGAATGGGATGGGGAAGTCGACCCTGCTGGAGGCAGTTGCGGTTGCGTTAGGGTTCAATGCGGAAGGCGGATCATTCAATTTTAATTTTTCTACCTTTGATTCACATTCCATGCTGGGCGAATATTTAAAGGTAATAAAAGGCGTAGATAGGCCGTCTGATGGTTTTTTCTTAAGGGCAGAGAGCTTCTATAATGTTGCTTCCAATATTGAAGAAATGGACAGGGAAGGCGGCGGACCAAAAGTGATTGACTCCTTTGGCGGCCGTTCTTTACATGAGCAGTCGCATGGGGAAGCATTTTTCTCCACCTTTCTTCATCGCTTTCGAGGCAGCGGAATTTACATTCTGGATGAGCCGGAGGCGGCACTTTCACCATTGAGGCAAATGTCCATGCTGACAAGGATTCATGATTTGGTAGGCGACCATTCACAATTTATTATCGCTACCCATTCTCCGATCATTATGGCCTATCCTGATGCTGCCATATATGAATTCACTGATGACGGCATCGCGGAAAAGAAGCTGGAAGAAACGAATCATTACCGCATTATGAAGCAATTTTTCGATGATAAGAATCGAATGCTCCATCATTTACTGAATGAATAA
- a CDS encoding SPL family radical SAM protein has translation MIDLNIQLKEIVSKSILTPAKGAIDNFTHSMNPYAGCAFGCKYCYVKELPVSIFREEEWGAWIDIKSNAAELLEKELAKAKKRGKVALFMSSSTDPYQPIEYTSKLTRSLLEVMLENQPDFLHVQTRSPLVKRDIDLFQQFRDRVRISMTIETDKEEVRKAFAPAAPPIPARMAALKDIKDAGIITQATLAPLLPCSREFPAKLKSIANRVTIDDFWMGDGSGGRRTERLGIRKIFDELGLEKWYNPSAYKVVLKMLEQEFQDASIQLGVSKAGFSPDGK, from the coding sequence GTGATTGACTTGAATATACAGCTTAAAGAAATCGTATCAAAAAGTATTTTAACACCTGCCAAAGGTGCGATAGACAATTTTACTCATTCAATGAACCCATATGCGGGCTGTGCTTTTGGCTGTAAATATTGCTACGTAAAGGAGCTCCCTGTTTCCATTTTCCGTGAAGAGGAATGGGGTGCTTGGATTGATATAAAATCAAATGCGGCCGAGCTTTTGGAGAAAGAATTGGCTAAAGCTAAAAAAAGGGGAAAAGTTGCTTTATTTATGTCCTCTTCCACTGATCCTTACCAGCCGATTGAATATACCTCAAAACTTACCAGAAGTTTATTGGAAGTTATGCTTGAAAATCAGCCTGATTTTTTACATGTACAAACCCGTTCCCCACTGGTGAAGCGGGATATCGATTTATTCCAGCAATTCAGAGATAGAGTCAGAATTTCTATGACAATCGAGACAGACAAAGAAGAGGTCAGAAAGGCATTTGCACCAGCGGCACCTCCCATCCCGGCAAGAATGGCTGCGCTAAAAGACATCAAAGATGCAGGAATCATAACTCAGGCAACACTGGCCCCGTTACTTCCATGCTCGCGGGAATTCCCGGCAAAACTAAAATCTATTGCAAACCGTGTGACGATTGACGATTTTTGGATGGGGGATGGAAGCGGAGGAAGAAGGACCGAAAGACTGGGAATCCGCAAGATTTTTGATGAGCTTGGTTTGGAGAAATGGTATAATCCGTCTGCATATAAAGTGGTTCTTAAAATGCTGGAGCAGGAATTTCAAGATGCATCCATTCAATTAGGTGTATCCAAGGCGGGCTTCAGCCCTGATGGCAAATAG
- a CDS encoding protein adenylyltransferase SelO translates to MTISNEIGWNFDNSYTRLPQAFFSKMKPNPVQSPELVILNGGLAKSLGLNVDALTSETGIEVLSGSQVPKEAEPLAQAYAGHQFGHFNMLGDGRAMLIGEQITPEDKRVDIQLKGSGRTPFSRGGDGRAALGPMLREYIISEAMHALGIPTTRSLAVVTTGEAIIRETMLPGAILTRVADSHIRVGTFQYAANWRPVGELRTLADYTIERHYPEIKEDDNPYLALLKKVIQRQAALIAKWQHIGFIHGVMNTDNMAISGETIDYGPCAFMDKYDLATVFSSIDREGRYAYGNQPYIGGWNLARFAETLLPLLHEEKEEAVKIAQGAISEYNKMYQDHWLAGMRAKLGIFNEEAEDEALFTGLLKIMQKSEADYTNTFRALTLGDIENTVLGNDQEFAGWHGQWQERLTRQKEMKEEVNQLMRASNPAIIPRNHRVEEALEAAVNNGDYSVMKKLLAALENPYAYREDQEEYCKLPDSSGMPYRTYCGT, encoded by the coding sequence ATGACAATTAGCAATGAAATCGGATGGAATTTTGATAATAGCTATACGCGGCTCCCGCAGGCATTCTTCTCAAAAATGAAGCCCAACCCTGTACAATCCCCTGAGCTGGTCATCCTTAACGGGGGACTGGCGAAATCTCTGGGATTAAATGTTGATGCATTGACAAGTGAAACAGGCATTGAGGTCCTTTCAGGCTCTCAAGTTCCAAAAGAAGCTGAACCTCTTGCTCAAGCTTATGCAGGACATCAGTTTGGACATTTTAATATGCTTGGGGATGGCCGGGCAATGCTGATCGGCGAGCAGATTACCCCTGAGGATAAACGAGTTGACATTCAGCTGAAAGGCTCCGGCAGAACGCCATTTTCGCGCGGCGGCGATGGGCGGGCGGCTCTGGGCCCGATGCTCCGGGAGTACATTATCAGTGAAGCCATGCATGCCCTTGGAATTCCCACTACCCGCAGTCTGGCGGTTGTAACAACAGGGGAAGCCATTATCCGGGAAACCATGCTTCCGGGTGCGATTCTGACAAGAGTGGCGGATAGCCATATACGGGTGGGGACTTTTCAATATGCGGCGAATTGGCGGCCTGTTGGGGAGCTTAGAACCCTGGCAGATTACACGATTGAGCGTCATTATCCTGAAATCAAAGAAGATGACAATCCTTACCTGGCTCTCCTAAAGAAAGTGATCCAGCGTCAGGCTGCGCTCATTGCGAAATGGCAGCATATTGGCTTCATCCATGGAGTCATGAACACCGACAACATGGCAATCAGCGGGGAAACGATTGATTATGGTCCGTGCGCCTTTATGGATAAGTATGATCTGGCAACTGTCTTCAGTTCCATTGACAGGGAAGGCCGTTATGCTTATGGAAATCAGCCCTATATTGGCGGCTGGAATCTGGCGAGATTTGCGGAAACCCTTTTGCCTCTGCTGCATGAAGAGAAAGAGGAAGCTGTTAAAATAGCTCAGGGCGCTATTTCAGAATACAATAAAATGTATCAGGACCATTGGCTTGCCGGCATGAGGGCAAAGCTTGGGATTTTTAATGAAGAAGCAGAAGATGAAGCCCTTTTTACCGGACTACTAAAGATTATGCAGAAGTCTGAAGCCGATTATACGAACACATTCCGTGCCTTAACACTGGGAGACATTGAGAACACTGTGTTAGGCAATGATCAGGAATTTGCCGGCTGGCATGGTCAGTGGCAGGAAAGGCTGACCAGGCAGAAGGAAATGAAAGAAGAAGTAAATCAGTTAATGAGAGCCAGCAACCCGGCCATCATCCCGCGAAACCACCGGGTGGAAGAAGCTCTGGAAGCAGCTGTTAACAATGGAGATTACAGCGTGATGAAAAAGCTTCTTGCAGCGCTGGAGAATCCTTATGCTTATAGGGAAGATCAGGAAGAATACTGCAAACTGCCGGATTCATCCGGCATGCCCTACCGCACGTATTGCGGAACATAA
- a CDS encoding DUF1540 domain-containing protein, whose protein sequence is MEVEVLCNVENCKYWAEGDKCVADSIYVIGQNGREADEIEETACKTFEQDA, encoded by the coding sequence ATGGAAGTAGAAGTTTTGTGTAACGTGGAAAACTGTAAGTACTGGGCTGAAGGTGATAAATGTGTAGCTGACTCTATTTATGTGATTGGCCAGAATGGCCGGGAAGCGGATGAAATAGAGGAAACAGCCTGTAAAACGTTTGAGCAGGATGCATAA